The following are encoded in a window of Cydia splendana chromosome 6, ilCydSple1.2, whole genome shotgun sequence genomic DNA:
- the LOC134791526 gene encoding uncharacterized protein LOC134791526: MGRKIPAKKHRGVKDPLKQQEQRFQSIKDKINAPPTDPDEQPIPKSLQRLFAFKEPRTPASIVKKKKSRSIAAHAKRDDNPVAALKRMPGEAGRAFSMRINSAVRALHKTDQEDYPLDLEETDTRGEYIASQRERRQKKHRQAVAKEKGIGGQKGAKGEERLSKAQRRALKRKEQQKAKEAETKTARELAARELTYERVAFGDVAHAPPALPAPRRAQLHQGAPRPGRRDLLLAGMLKPSAQPTEPKTQPSKKTQAKSQISAAEQMRRERARLEAVDAYRALKKQKAAEKANR; encoded by the exons ATGGGCCGTAAAATTCCAGCAAAAAAACATCGTGGCGTGAAAGATCCTTTGAAACAGCAAGAACAACGATTTCAGAG CATAAAAGACAAAATAAATGCTCCACCGACTGATCCAGATGAGCAACCCATACCGAAGTCGCTGCAGCGTCTTTTTGCCTTCAAAGAGCCCCGGACACCCGCATCTATTGTGAAGAAAAAGAAGTCACGCTCAATAGCAG CTCATGCCAAGCGCGATGATAACCCTGTGGCAGCACTTAAGCGAATGCCTGGTGAGGCAGGCCGTGCCTTCTCCATGCGCATCAATAGTGCTGTGCGGGCGCTGCATAAAACTGACCAGGAGGACTACCCT TTAGACCTTGAAGAGACGGACACCAGAGGCGAATACATAGCATCGCAGCGCGAGCGACGACAGAAAAAGCATCGTCAGGCCGTCGCCAAGGAAAAGGGGATAGGGGGGCAAAAGGGGGCAAAGGGAGAGGAGCGTTTGAGCAAGGCACAGCGACGCGCGCTTAAGAGGAAGGAGCAGCAGAAAGCTAAGGAGGCTGAG ACGAAAACAGCGCGTGAGCTAGCGGCACGCGAACTCACTTACGAGCGAGTCGCATTCGGAGACGTCGCGCACGCGCCGCCCGCGCtgcccgcgccgcgccgcgcgcagcTACACCAGGGAGCACCCAGG CCTGGCCGTCGTGACCTCCTCCTAGCAGGCATGCTCAAGCCGAGCGCTCAACCAACTGAACCCAAGACTCAACCGTCAAAGAAAACTCAAGCGAAATCTCAGATAAGCGCAGCGGAGCAAATGCGACGCGAACGTGCGCGTTTGGAAGCCGTGGACGCGTATAGGGCGCTGAAGAAACAGAAGGCGGCTGAAAAGGCCAATCGGTGA